The following is a genomic window from Chania multitudinisentens RB-25.
TCTTGCTTTAGCAGCTCTGCAATCGCATCAGTCAACTGGATGCGTCCCCAAGCTCCTGGTTTGGTTTTTTCCAAAATCGGCCAGATATCCGCAGTAAGCACATAACGACCAACAGCAGAGTAATTGGATTTCAACTGAACTTCACGGCTCGGTTTTTCAACAATCGACGTCATACGTGAACTTTCACCTGATTGTAAGGTATTGGTTTCACATTCAACCACCGAGTATTCATAAAGCACATCCTGTTCCACTGCCTGAACCAGAACCTGGCTGATACCTGTTTGTTCAAAACGGCGCACCATATGTGCCAGGTTATCTTTTTTTAAATCTGCCTTTGCATCATCCATCAAAACATCCGGCAACATCACCACAAAAGGTGAATTTCCTACCAAGGGTTTTGCACACAGTACCGCATGGCCTAACCCTTTGGGTTGCCCCTGGCGGATATGCATCAGAGTGACGCCTTTCGGCGTTATCGATTGTACCTCATCAAGCAATTGGCGTTTCACACGCGCTTCGAGCATGGCTTCTAGCTCATAAGAGGTATCAAAATGGTTTGCAATCGCATTCTTGGAGGAGTGTGTGACCAAAATAATTTCTTTGATACCGGCTGCAACACACTCATTCACAACGTATTGAATTAGTGGCTTATCAACGATCGGCAGCATTTCTTTTGGTATAGCCTTAGTTGCTGGCAGCATACGCATGCCTAAGCCTGCAACAGGAATGACAGCTTTCAACATCTTCGTCATGATAATCCTCTTTGAATCTTATCGCTGTACCAACAACTACAATCGTTACTGACTATTTAACGCCTGCTTTAGCCACCGAGCGAAGCTCTCACCTTCTGATGTATGACGCAAACCATACTGTACAAAAGCCTTCATATAGCCCAGTTTGTCACCACAATCGTGCGATTTTCCACTCATGTGGAAAGCTTCAACCGTCTCCTGTTCCATCAGCAGGGCAATCGCATCGGTCAACTGAATTTCATCACCCGCCCCTGGCGGCGTCTTTTCCAACAATGGCCAGATATTGCCCGAAAGCACATAGCGCCCCACCACGGCCAAGTTTGAAGGAGCATCTTCCCGCGCCGGTTTCTCTACCACAGCGGTCATCGGGGTACTTTCTCCATCTTCTAATTTGACACCACCACAGTCTACAACACCGTATTTAGAGACATCCTGTTCAGGCACTGGTTCAACCATAATCTGGCTAAAACCGGTTTGCTCAAAACGTTGAATCATTTTGGCCAAGTTTTCTTTGCTCAAATCGGCAGTGGCATCATCCAACAGCACATCTGGCAGTAATACTACGAAAGGATTATCCCCCACCATCGGTTTAGCACACAGCACTGCATGCCCCAAGCCTTTAGCTTGCCCTTGGCGCACTTGCATGATGGTGACGTCTGGTGGACAGATACTTTGCACATCTGCAAGCAATTGGCGTTTTACGCGAGCTTCAAGCACAGCTTCCAGTTCGAAAGAAGTATCAAAGTGGTTTTCAATCGCGTTTTTAGATGAATGCGTAACCAGCACAATGTCTTTAATACCTGCAGCAACACATTCACTTACGATGTACTGAATCAGTGGCTTATCAACTACTGGTAACATTTCTTTAGGGATGGCCTTGGTGGCAGGCAACATACGTGTTCCCAAACCCGCCACAGGAATCACAGCCTTCAATCTTTTTTGCATAGTTTTTTCACCAACCAATAACAAGATAAATGCAAAGGTGCTTGGCAGAGTAACGAGATGAATGCTGGATAAATTTTATTTATCTAATCATCACGTTATAACACACCTTAAATATGAGAAGACATCAATTTTGGTACGCTACCGCCCTTGGCTTTCAGCTACCAACATGCTGTAAAAACTGCTTAAATCACCAGAATGTGATTATTATCACGCCTGTCAATAAACCAGGTTTTTGTTCCGAATTTGAAACAAAGAAGTCACAGCTAAAAGAAGAGGCGACACCGCATTGTGTGAACGGTGAGGTTTGTGACCATCCATAGGATAGTAAGATTCTTATACTATTGCCCCATTGAAACAAGCCTTAGATAAACATGTACAGGCCTTTTCAGAATAAGACCACTCTTGATGTTTAAACGTACAAATTTTCTCATGCAAAATAAAAAATAACCAATTGATTTTATTTAATATTATTTAGGCATCGATATCCAGGGTAAATGTTTGACTTATTCTTGCGTTATTATCGACAAATCAGGCAAAAAAGCCTGCCACGACCCAACTTTCTGCCCTGCTCATTTATCTTGTATCTCCAACTACTGATTTAAAGTTGAATTCCCTTCCCTCAGCGTCCATCATTCCCACTTATGCTACAGAACCAATAAGTGAGATTGGGTATATGGACTGGATCGCAGATCCAACAATTTGGGCCGGTTTGGCCACCCTGGTTGTGCTGGAAATTGTATTAGGGATAGACAACCTGATATTTATTGCCATTTTAGCAGAAAAATTACCAGAAAAACAAAGAGATAAAGCACGCATCGTGGGGCTTTCATTAGCTTTGCTGATGCGTTTGGCACTGTTAGCCTCAATCTCCTGGCTGGCAACACTCACCAAGCCCCTGTTTACTGCCGCAGGCCATGCATTCAGTGGCCGGGATCTGATCATGCTGGTTGGGGGTATCTTTCTGCTATTTAAAGCCACCATGGAACTGAATGAACGCCTGGAAGGCAAAGATGAAGAACAACATGGGTCACGTAAAGGCGCTCGTTTCTGGCCTGTGGTTGCACAGATTGTCGTTCTGGATGCGGTATTTTCGCTGGATTCGGTGATTACTGCGGTTGGTATGGTCGATCATCTGGCAGTAATGATGATTGCGGTTTGTATCGCTATCGGCCTGATGTTGCTTGCCAGTAAACCACTCACACGTTTTGTCAACGCCCACCCCACTATCGTGATTCTGTGTCTCAGCTTCTTGCTTATGATTGGTTTCAGCCTCGTTGCAGAAGGGTTCGGTTACCATATTCCGAAAGGGTACCTCTACGCCGCGATTGGTTTCTCAGTGATGATCGAAGCGTTAAATCAACTCTCCCAATTCAACCGGCGCCGTTTTCTTTCCAAGGTTCGTCCTCTGCGTGAACGCACTGCTGAAGCAGTATTGCGCATGTTAAGTGGCAAGCATGAAGAAGCCGAGCTGGACAGCCATTCAGCCAATTTAGTCGCTGCACGTACCAATGAAAGCGGTGAAGTTTTCAACCAGCAGGAACGCCATATGATCGAGCGCGTGCTAGGTATGGCACAGCGTACGGTCAACAGCATCATGACATCACGGCATGATGTGGAATATCTTGCGCTGAACGATCCACAAGAAAAATTGGCGCAATTGCTGAAGAAAAACCAGCATACGCGCATCGTTGTAATAGAAGATAACTCTAACGATGAACCGCTGGGCGTCATCCACACGATCGATGTCCTGAAACAACAGCTGCAACAATCCTCATTAGACCTACGTGCGCTGGTGCGCCAGCCCTTGATCTTTCCAGAGCAATTAACGTTACTTTCCGCACTAGAACAATTTCGTCAGGCAAAAACGCATTTTGCTTTTGTTGTCGATGAGTTTGGCTCAATTGAAGGGGTCGTGACATTGACGGATGTCATGGAAACCATCGCCGGTAATCTGCCAGAAGCAGATGAGGAAACGGACGCACGCCACGATATTCAACAAACTGCCGAGGGTTATTGGATTGCCAATGGTCACATGCCGTTGGAAGATTTAGTGCTGTATGTACCGCTATCAATCGAAGAAAAGCGTGAATACCATACCCTGGCAGGTTTATTGATGGAACATTGCCAGCGCATCCCACAAGAAGGTGAACAACTATCAATTGGTAACTATCTGTTTGAACCCTTAGAGATCAGTAGCCACCGTATCGTGAAAGTAAAAATTACGCCGTTGGCGATAGCGGAAGGAGATGATGAAATCTAAGCCACGCCGGGCATGCCAATGGATGCCCGGCATTGGCGGTCAGCGCACAGGCACCAGCAGTTCTGTTGCTACAATCACCACAATTAACCCCACGATAACCGGCACCGAAGTACGCTTAACTACATCGAATGGTGAGATTTTCGCCATCCCAGAAACTGCCACCACTACACCGGAAACCGGTGACAAAGTTCGGCCCAGGTTTGATGCTTGCAACATTGGAATGACCAGATAAGCCGGGTTAATTCCCATTTGCGCGGCCAACTTCGGGATCAATTCAACAAATGCATAGAAAGGAGCGTTACCGGAGCCTGTCGTCATGGCTGCTAACATAGTAATCACCACCAGAACCAGCATCATAATAATACCGCCAGTTCCAAATGATTGCGCCAAGCCGATCAAACCGCTGATAAACCCGATGGTGCTTAACCCCTGAGCAAAAACGCCAGCCGCAACCAACAACATAACTACGCTGGCAAAAGCATCGGCCATCCCGCGGTAAGCCACTTCCAAACCGGTAAAGACGATTTTTGCATTGAAACTACGGATGAACTCAATCACCGCAGCCAAAAGCATACAGATGACCAGTATGGTAATAATATGCAGCTCAGGGCCCCATTTGCCGTCAAACACCAACACCCCCAAAATCGGGGTAAAGGGCAGGATGGCATAGAAAGCCGGAGCGTGAGTCGTGATCTCACTGACATCGACAATATGATGCTGTTCGTTGTTTTTCTTATCGAGATAACGCTGCCAGAAGAAATGGGCAATCGCCATACAGATAATGGCAGCAATCGAGATAGGTAGCGTGGTTTTAAACGCAAAATCAACCAACGGCATTTCTGCCGCTTTTGCAGCCAACACCACATCTCCAGAAGTTGGTGAAAGGATAATGGCTGCCGGAGAGGCACAAATAGCCGCTGCCGCACCACGGCTGATGCCCACATTCACCATCAGCGGGAACAGCGTCGCCATCAGTAACACACCAAGGCCAGTTGCCGAGGACACCGCCAACGACATCAGGCAGGCAACGAAATAAGCCGCAATCATTAATAAATAAGGGGAGTTGATCACCTGCAAAGGGCGCGAAGCCAACTTCACCACCACATCATTGGCACCAATATGTGTCATATACGCGGCAAAACCACACAGCATCATAATCATCATGCCGAGATCGCCGCCGCGGCTCATCAGCAAAATTTTGACATATTCAACAATATCAGTCGCATGCCAGCCTGTTGAGGTAGCGCTGGCAGGCAATACGCTTTTCCCCATCGATGCGCTGATCGCCAATAACATCAGCCCTCCAACCATCAATACTCCTGTGGCCGAATAACCTTTAATAATGTAACGACCAACCCCTATCGCTACCACCACACCAATCAAAAGTTCTATCATAATCCCTCAGCTTGATTATTTTACTTCAGCTAAACATGCTATAGCCGCCAAATAGCGGCCTACTTTGCCGAAAAACGATATAAGACATTATGACACTCATCAAAGTTGCGAGAGGAAACTATCAGGAAATAATGAAATCTCAGGTTAGAACAGCTTTTAAGGCAATGGGTAGTAAACAGGCCGATTAAACGGCCCGTACCAAACAAAGACTATAACTTATCGAGCAGTTTTTTCAGTTCTCGCCCTTCGGACGAGCTTTTATTCTTATCTACCCATTTATTCAGAGCATCCTTGGCGCGATCCTGCAGCATTTTGCGCAAAACCTGGTCAACTTGCAGCTGATAATTGAGCTGTTGCCATGGCCCATAGACTCGCAATGGTATCGGTGTTTTCCTCAACTGTGTAATCAGATTATTGCTACCCTGCCATCCCCCGGTCACCAGCACATTTAATGTCATATCGCACTGTTTATCTTGCATATTCACGGTTCCACTACCGGTCAGGTTGAGTAAAGGGGAATCTGCCGTCAGTTTGCTGAGATTAATTGTGCCATTGCTCAAACTTCCCTTGGCACTCATCTGTTTCACTTCGGTATAACGTTGGTAGTTATCCTGCCCACGAACGCTGCTGTCATTACGCGCTACAGCTTGCTGGATGAGCTGTTGAATATTCAGGCCATGCAACTGAGCGTTTTGCATGATCATTTCAGCCGTACCTTGCCAACTCTGTTCAAAAGCAGATGCAGTAAACCGATCGCCAGTCAAATCACCCTGCATACTGAAAGTGCCAGTCAGCACCAATGGCATGCCAAACGCCTTGAGCACATCTCCCAACTCAATCTGCTGCAATACCGGCTGCAATGTGATGAGTGGTTTGCTGCCACGTACATCCAGTGAACCCGGCAAAGCAAAACCACCACCAGCCAGTTTGCCGGATAAGGTTTTTACCGTCAGTAATCCCTGCTGATTATCAACCTGTGCCACCAGTTGGCTGAGATTCATCCCACGGTATGTTACCTGTTCCGCTTTCAGATTCAGTTGGGCGTTGAAATCACGTAGCATCTGCAAACTCTGCTGCGAATCCTCCGCTTGATTAGCGATAACCGGAGCAGCAGTCATTGATGGCGCTAATTGCACTTCGTCGGCAGTTTTGTTCTGCCATCCCGAAACCGCATCCAGGTTAAGGTTGGCTGAACTGAGATCTAAAATATAGCGAGGTTCCAGCCCAAACTGCGCACTTGCTGTACCGGTCAGTTGGCTGTCATTGGCACTGAACATCAGTTGGCTGAACGCAATTTGCTGCGGCGACTGCTGATACAGGGCCTGTACGCTGCCTTCACCTTTAATACCTGTTGCGGGAATATCCGCACCTTCGAGCTGGTAACTGAATTGTGTAACATTTGCGCCAATCTGGCGGGGATATTGCTGCAAATCAAGATCGGCAACCAGCGTAAACGTCAGATCTCGCTGATCGCGGTTCACCCGGCTGGAGAGTTCCATCTGCGCCTGATGCTGGCCGTTTTGCTGTAGGCTCAAATTAATATCGCGAACATTGATCTGCTCGTTATTGGCACGTTGCCAGATTAACAGGCTGTCCACTACGCGCAAATTATCGATCCCAAACGTCCAGGCAGAGTCAACATCATCAGCCTGATTGCCTCCAGGCGCTATCGGCGCACCCAGTTGCACTTGTTCTTCACTATCAGCAGTCAGGCGGATAACAGCATTTTTCAGCATCACCTGTTTGACATACAGTTGGTGGGAGAGCAGCGGCAAGAGTTTGACATCAAGCCGCATATTGTCAGCACTGAGCACCGGTGCTTTCGCGCCAGGCGCAGTCAGGGTCATCCGCCCAGCCAAAATGCTGAGTTGGGGCCACACATGCCAGCGTAAATCGCCTTCCAGCGTCAGGTGGTAACCGCTACGTTGTTCAACCTTCTTGACCATATAGGCACGGAAATCATTCGGATTGACCAGCATGACCAACGCCGTCATACCCGCCACCAGCACTACCAGTAAAATCACCAAAGTTGTCAGTAATCTTCTCATGCCATCCTCTCACCCTCTGATGACCGGAAACTGCGGTATGATTAGCCGCAATTCCAAATACTTTGGGCATCTCAGCGCAGAATACCCAACGCAGTCAGTCTTTATCGATACGGCTGGCCACTGCCCCCTGTTGATCTTTATATTTTGCATCCTGCCGGCTGTTATATGGCCGTGCTGCCGGCCCAGAGAGCGGTTCGAAACTCAGTGCGCCGATCAGCATGCCAGGCCGTAACGCAAGTGGCAGCTTACCTGAATTATAGAACTCCAATACAATTCTCCCCTGCCAACCAGGATCAATTCGGTGCGCGGTCACATGTACCATCAACCCCAGCCGGGCCAAAGAAGAACGGCCATCAAGCCAGCCCACCAGATCGTTTGGCAGCGTCACTGACTCCAGCGTGACCGCCAGCGCCAACTCGCCAGGATGCAGGAAGAAAGCCTCCCCTTCTGGCAACACGATCTCATCGCTCATGACGCGATCAAGCGCCGCACCCACTTCATCTTTAGGCCCGCTAAGATCGATAAATGCAGCCGTGTGACCGCGAAAAACGCGGAATTGATTACCCAAACGGACATCCACCGTGGCCCCGCTAATACGTTCAATCGGCGGACGTGGCGAGATAACCAGTTTTTCACTATCCAGCCAGGCTTCTATATCACGGTCACACAGTCTCATTCGTTATCTCCATTCGATCAAAGCGCAAAAATTGCCACATAGCAGACCAAAGATCTATGTCAGGGCATTAGATAATTCACTACAGGCCGAAAAAATACCGTTTTCTCACATTCAAATGACATTATTCAAAAAATTGGCTGATTTTGGCTTTCAAAATATCAATGGCAATGCGGTTTTTACCCCCACGTGGAACAATAATGTCAGCATACTGTTTGGAAGGCTCAATAAATTGCAGGAACATTGGGCGAACCGTTTTCTGGTATTGTGCCATCACGGAATCCATCGAACGGCCACGCTCATTCACATCGCGCTTCATACGCCGCATCAGGCAAATATCCAACGGAGTGTCAACAAAGATCGAGAAACTCATCGTTTGACGCAAACGGACATCCGTCAATAACAAGATACCTTCCAGAATAATGACTTTTTTCGGTTCCAGATGGATAGTTTCTTTCTTACGCGTATGTTCGGTGTAGCTGTACAACGGCAACTCAATCGCCTTACCGGCTTTCAGCATTTGCAGATGCTGCAACAAAAGATTGTGATCCATTGAATTCGGGTGGTCATAGTTGGTTTTAACCCGTTCTTCCATGGTCAAATGAGTCTGATCTTTATAATAACTGTCTTCTGGGATCACACCGATATGCTCGTCCCCCACCTGCTCACGGAGTTCACGATACAGAGTGCTGGCGATAAGACTTTTTCCAGAGGCAGATGCACCAGCTATACCGATAATGACGCACTGATGCGGTTTGTCAGTCATAAAATTAAGGACCTGATTTTAAAGTGGGAAAAAGAGAACTGAGACAGAGTAATTATAGGGAGTTCATGGGCATAGCGCCAGCGTTTATCCCCCCCTATCGTCTTGCACATTGAGGAGTGATTGACTGTAACCTGAAATTCGCTGGTCGATAGCCTGAAAAGATCAGATAGCGTTTTAAGAACATTACGACTACTGTAAATCAGGCTCTCAGAGTACAATATTGCTCCATGATCCTCCTGTTCACCTTCAGCGAGTATTCAAATTCGTGAAACAACGTTATTTATTCTCTTCAGTTGAGTGCTGCCCTACATGATGAACTGGCATTTCCTGACCTTCTTTGGTGACAGCATGCTGTTGCTTCCCTGCGCCGCCATTATCTTCATCATTTTGATACTTTCACCTGCCAGTAGAAAACCCACATGGGAATGGACGCTGTTGTTTGGTGGTGTCAGTGCCGTGGTGTGTGTATCAAAACTGGCCTTTATGGGTTGGGGCATTGGCAGCCGCGAGTTTGACTTTACCGGATTCAGCGGCCATTCGGCGCTGTCTGCCAGCATCTGGCCAGTCATGCTGTGGCTGCTCAGTAGCCGTTTTTCACGGGCAATCAGGCGCGCAGCCGTTATCATGGGGTATATTCTCGCTATCGCCGTAGGTTATTCACGCTTGGCGATTCACGTTCACTCCACCTCAGAAGTGATTACCGGCTTGGTATTGGGCCTGATCGTCAGCAGCACATTCCTGTTACTCCAGCGCGGCACTACGCCCCCCAGGTTATCCTATCGCAAGATTGGCGCTACGCTGATTCTGCCGCTGATCCTGATCAACACCGGCAGCGCAGCGCCAACCCAGAGTTTACTGGAGCGGATTGCCGTAACAATTGCTCCCGTAGAAAGGCCTTTTATACGAGCCGATCTGCACAAGGCACCAACTTCCTCTATCAGTGCTAAACACCATTAAAAAACCCGGCGTGGTGCCGGGTTGTCATTAGAGCCTACGAATTTACAGCGCTCGGAAAGAGATCTCGGTTGGAATGGCTTCCCCCTGCCAGTACATTTGTGCCGCAACGCGCCCGGCCAATTGGCGGTACATTTCGGCAAACTCGCTGTCTGGGCGGCTGATTACCGTGGGCTGACCACGATCCAGATCTTCACGTAATGAAATATGCAACGGCATCTGCCCTAACAGGCGGCTGTTGTATTTTTTCACTAACTTCTCTGCACCGCCGGTACCGAAAATAGGCTCATGGTGGCCGCAGTTGCTGCAAATATGCATGCTCATATTCTCAACGATACCCAGCACTGGCACATGCACTTTCTCAAACATCACAATGCCCTTCGCTGCATCCAGTAAGGCGATATCCTGCGGCGTAGTCACCACCAGCGCACCGGTAACCGGGATGTTCTGCGACAGTGTTAGCTGAATATCACCGGTACCCGGCGGCATATCCAGCACCAGATAATCCAAATCTGGCCACAGCGTATCCTGCAACAATTGCAACAGCGCCTTACTGGCCATCGGGCCACGCCATACCATCGCGTTATCATCAGTCACCAGATAGCCGATAGAGTTAGTTGCCAGGCCGTGAGCCATGATCGGTGCCATACGTTGGCCGTCCGGTGACGTTGGGCGTTCATGTTCAGTACCCAGCATATTCGGGATCGACGGGCCATAAATGTCCGCATCAAGAATCCCCACTTTGGCCCCCTCAGCGGCCAATGCCAGTGCCAGATTGACTGCGGTGCTGGATTTCCCCACCCCGCCCTTGCCAGAACTGACAGCAATGATATTACGCACTCCCTTCACACCGGCCTGATCGTTGGCCCGTTTCAGGGTAGTGATGTCCTGCTTCAGTTTCCAATCGATGGCCTGCGCGCCGGTTACGCGCAGCAGTTCATCACTCACCGTCTCTTGCAGCGCAGCAAAACCACTCCGCCAGGCGAATGGCATGATCAGTTCAATATGCAGCACCTTGTCCAGCATCGCACAATGGTGGATAGCTTTCAGGGCAGTCAGATTATTTTTTAACGTCGGGTGTTCAAAGGCGGCCAGTACACCGGTCACCAGGGCACGCAGAACTTCAGGGTTAGTCTGCTCGGGGGATTTTGCGTTCATCCCGGCTCCTTGATTTTTTTTAAATGATTAACTTCTCGCTAAGCATACCAGAACTACGAGGCAACCCGTGCGCATAACCCGAAAGAAACCGCTCTGGTAGCAAAGAGCGCGATCGGTTACCATCAAAGTCCCTTTTTATTCATTACAGAAAGCAAGTTCTTACTATGGCTCAAGTCGCGAAAAAATTATTGGTGACGTGCGCGCTACCGTACGCAAATGGTTCCATCCATCTCGGCCACATGCTCGAGCACATCCAGGCAGATATCTGGGTTCGTTACCAACGAATGCGCGGCCACGAGGTTCATTTCATCTGTGCAGATGACGCACACGGCACCCCAATCATGCTGAAGGCACAGCAGATGGGCATCCAGCCGGAAGAAATGATCGCGACAATGAGCCACGAGCACCAACAGGATTTCGCTGGTTTTGGCATCAGCTATGACAACTATCACTCAACCCATAGCGAAGAAAACCGTGAGCTGGCCGGTCTGATCTATCGCCGTCTGAAAGAGAACGGCTTTATCAAGCAAAGAACCATTTCTCAGCTTTATGATCCTGAGAAAGGCATGTTCCTGCCAGATCGTTTTGTGAAAGGCACCTGCCCGAAGTGCAAATCCCCAGACCAGTACGGCGATAACTGCGAAGTCTGTGGCGCCACCTACAGCCCAACCGAACTTATTGAGCCGAAATCGGTAGTTTCTGGCGCTACGCCGGTCATGCGTGATTCTGAGCATTTCTTCTTTGACCTGCCGGCGTTCAGCGACATGCTGCAAGCCTGGACCCGTTCCGGTGCGCTGCAAGAGCAAGTGGCGAACAAAATGCAAGAATGGTTCGAATCCGGCCTGCAACAGTGGGATATTTCCCGCGACGCGCCGTATTTTGGCTTTGAGATCCCAGATGCGGCTGGCAAATATTTCTACGTTTGGCTGGATGCGCCGATCGGCTATATGGGCTCCTTCAAAAACCTGTGTGATAAACGTGGCGATCTGAATTTCGATGAATTCTGGCGTAAAGATTCCACCACCGAGCTTTACCACTTTATTGGTAAAGATATCGTTTATTTTCACAGTCTGTTCTGGCCTGCCATGTTGGAAGGCAGCAACTTCCGCAAACCGACCAACCTGTTTGTGCACGGTTATGTCACGGTGAACGGCGCGAAGATGTCTAAATCGCGCGGTACCTTTATCAAGGCCGGAACTTACCTACAGCATTTGGATGCTGACTGCCTGCGTTACTACTATGCCGCCAAGCTGTCTTCCCGCATTGACGATATCGACCTGAACCTGGAAGATTTCGTGCAGCGCGTGAATGCCGATATCGTCAACAAAGTGGTGAATCTGGCTTCACGTAACGCCGGTTTCATCAATAAACGCTTTGGCGGGCAACTGGCTGATAAACTGGCTGACCCGGCGCTGTATCAAACCTTTGTTGAAGCTGCTGAAAGCATTGCTGAAGCCTATGCCAACCGCGAAACCAGCCGTGCGATCCGCGAAATCATGGCGCTGGCCGATTTGGCTAACCGTTACGTGGATGAGCAAGCCCCCTGGGTGGTGGCGAAGGAAGAAGGGCGTGACGCTGATTTGCAGGCAATCTGCTCAATGGGTATCAACCTGTTCCGTGTGTTGATGACTTACCTGAAACCGGTATTGCCTGCGCTGACCGAGCGGGCCGAAGCTTTCCTCAACTGTGAGCTGAGTTGGAATGCTATTGCACAACCGCTGCTGGGTCACCCGGTGAGCCCCTTTAAGGCACTGTTTAACCGTATCGATCTTGATAAAGTGAATGAAATGGTTAACGCCTCAAAAGAAGATATGGCCGCAGCGAAGGTGGTGACCGGCCCGTTAGCAGACGATCCGATTCAGGAAACCATTACCTTTGACGATTTCGCCAAGGTAGACATGCGGATTGCGCTGATTAAAAGCGCTGAATTTGTGGAAGGTTCCGACAAACTGCTGAAACTTCTGTTGGATCTGGGTGGCGAGTCTCGTCAGATATTCTCCGGCATTCGTTCCGCTTATCCCGACCCGAAACAGCTGGAAGGCCGCCTGACCATCATGGTAGCCAATCTGGCACCGCGTAAAATGCGCTTCGGCATTTCCGAAGGCATGGTAATGGCCGCTGGCCCAGGCGAGAAAGATATTTTCCTGTTGAGCCCGGATAGCGGTGCACAGCCAGGAATGCAGGTGAAATAAGCCATCAGTGCATGTCCCCTGACCCTTGCCTCAAGGGAAAGGGGACTATTCTGTGTAACTCTCCGCAGTAACCTTAAGTAACCCATACTCCGGTTCTAACCACCAAACCCATTGCTATGGGTTGAAAATATATTAAAAAATAACGAAAAAGGCATCTTCTAACACTCCAGCAAAATTTTGACTTTTCTCACAGGAAGAAAAATAAATTTTTATCCTGAAAATGGTAATTTTTTCGATCCTTTATACAAAAAATGGCTAACTATAATTTTTTCCTCAGCCATTTTCTTTAAAACAACCAAAGAAGCATCTAAAACCCCCTTTAATAAAATGCTATTTTGGAAGTATTCGGCATCTTTACTAAAAAAGTGATTGATTATAGATTGATGGCCGGGATTTTATTGCCAATAAAAAATTTGGCATAGTTGGCAACAAATCCTACCAATGGCGACTTATTGCCATTTCAATATGGATCTTGACATCGATTTATTG
Proteins encoded in this region:
- the galU gene encoding UTP--glucose-1-phosphate uridylyltransferase GalU; protein product: MTKMLKAVIPVAGLGMRMLPATKAIPKEMLPIVDKPLIQYVVNECVAAGIKEIILVTHSSKNAIANHFDTSYELEAMLEARVKRQLLDEVQSITPKGVTLMHIRQGQPKGLGHAVLCAKPLVGNSPFVVMLPDVLMDDAKADLKKDNLAHMVRRFEQTGISQVLVQAVEQDVLYEYSVVECETNTLQSGESSRMTSIVEKPSREVQLKSNYSAVGRYVLTADIWPILEKTKPGAWGRIQLTDAIAELLKQEPVEAMKLVGESFNCGEKLDYLRAFVTYGLRHPSQGKAFREWMEQLEL
- the galU gene encoding UTP--glucose-1-phosphate uridylyltransferase GalU, with the protein product MQKRLKAVIPVAGLGTRMLPATKAIPKEMLPVVDKPLIQYIVSECVAAGIKDIVLVTHSSKNAIENHFDTSFELEAVLEARVKRQLLADVQSICPPDVTIMQVRQGQAKGLGHAVLCAKPMVGDNPFVVLLPDVLLDDATADLSKENLAKMIQRFEQTGFSQIMVEPVPEQDVSKYGVVDCGGVKLEDGESTPMTAVVEKPAREDAPSNLAVVGRYVLSGNIWPLLEKTPPGAGDEIQLTDAIALLMEQETVEAFHMSGKSHDCGDKLGYMKAFVQYGLRHTSEGESFARWLKQALNSQ
- a CDS encoding TerC family protein is translated as MDWIADPTIWAGLATLVVLEIVLGIDNLIFIAILAEKLPEKQRDKARIVGLSLALLMRLALLASISWLATLTKPLFTAAGHAFSGRDLIMLVGGIFLLFKATMELNERLEGKDEEQHGSRKGARFWPVVAQIVVLDAVFSLDSVITAVGMVDHLAVMMIAVCIAIGLMLLASKPLTRFVNAHPTIVILCLSFLLMIGFSLVAEGFGYHIPKGYLYAAIGFSVMIEALNQLSQFNRRRFLSKVRPLRERTAEAVLRMLSGKHEEAELDSHSANLVAARTNESGEVFNQQERHMIERVLGMAQRTVNSIMTSRHDVEYLALNDPQEKLAQLLKKNQHTRIVVIEDNSNDEPLGVIHTIDVLKQQLQQSSLDLRALVRQPLIFPEQLTLLSALEQFRQAKTHFAFVVDEFGSIEGVVTLTDVMETIAGNLPEADEETDARHDIQQTAEGYWIANGHMPLEDLVLYVPLSIEEKREYHTLAGLLMEHCQRIPQEGEQLSIGNYLFEPLEISSHRIVKVKITPLAIAEGDDEI
- the dcuC gene encoding anaerobic C4-dicarboxylate transporter DcuC; the protein is MIELLIGVVVAIGVGRYIIKGYSATGVLMVGGLMLLAISASMGKSVLPASATSTGWHATDIVEYVKILLMSRGGDLGMMIMMLCGFAAYMTHIGANDVVVKLASRPLQVINSPYLLMIAAYFVACLMSLAVSSATGLGVLLMATLFPLMVNVGISRGAAAAICASPAAIILSPTSGDVVLAAKAAEMPLVDFAFKTTLPISIAAIICMAIAHFFWQRYLDKKNNEQHHIVDVSEITTHAPAFYAILPFTPILGVLVFDGKWGPELHIITILVICMLLAAVIEFIRSFNAKIVFTGLEVAYRGMADAFASVVMLLVAAGVFAQGLSTIGFISGLIGLAQSFGTGGIIMMLVLVVITMLAAMTTGSGNAPFYAFVELIPKLAAQMGINPAYLVIPMLQASNLGRTLSPVSGVVVAVSGMAKISPFDVVKRTSVPVIVGLIVVIVATELLVPVR